One window from the genome of Candidatus Hydrogenedentota bacterium encodes:
- the ppk1 gene encoding polyphosphate kinase 1 — MMKNIPQMREISTLSFNERVLQEAEDDQNPLMERLKFLGIFSSNMDEFFKVRVASVQRRIELGKKGMVEVLAKIMEKARDLDDRFQTAYGDIMEALAKEGIRLVDEHDLKSEPPEIRAWVSNYFDDEVLPSLVPIILRDGFPMPQLTDGALYFGVKMWGSTVNHALLELPPTLPRFVELPNGCIMYLDDVIRHSLHKVFYIFGADRIEAFEFKISRDAELDMDNDFSEGYVRKMEKVLRQRKGGRPTRFAHDADMPPGLLQRLVRELKLGEADTSIAGGRYHNMRDLMRFPVRRPDLLFGALEPSPHPVLDSHRGAMMDIIRRRDLLLTYPYQSFDHVIRLLREAAIDPEVKEIKMTLYRVASHSQVVNTLLNAARNGKKVFVTVELQARFDEQHNIRIAEKMSEVGITVVYGVPPMKVHSKLLLIRRKDDLICGLSTGNFNETTGRLYVDSMLFTADKRLTKEVATLFEFFDQAATSRALTPPRFKHLLVSPFNARKVLYRQIALEKAKGPKGRILIKANHLTDAQMIRRVREAAEAGVRVDLIIRTTFAMLPHKNIRAISILDRYLEHQRVYLFGEGDDQRVFMSSADLMERNLDWRVEVAFPLYDPEVRRQAADMLALQVRDDAKARVLDRKQCNRYVNDAEGAFRAQYDTHAYFRSLYLAALENRGEAAPLPAPEAPVAAAAG, encoded by the coding sequence ATGATGAAAAACATACCGCAAATGCGGGAAATTTCAACCCTGTCATTCAATGAGCGGGTGCTGCAGGAGGCGGAGGACGACCAGAACCCGCTGATGGAGCGGCTGAAGTTTTTGGGCATTTTCTCGTCGAACATGGACGAGTTTTTCAAGGTGCGCGTGGCCAGCGTGCAGCGGCGCATCGAGCTGGGCAAGAAGGGCATGGTGGAGGTGCTGGCGAAGATCATGGAGAAGGCGCGCGACCTGGACGACCGGTTCCAGACGGCCTACGGGGACATCATGGAGGCGCTGGCGAAGGAGGGCATCCGGCTGGTGGACGAGCACGACCTGAAGTCGGAGCCGCCGGAAATCCGCGCCTGGGTTTCAAACTATTTCGACGACGAGGTGCTTCCGAGCCTGGTACCGATCATCCTCCGGGACGGGTTCCCCATGCCGCAGTTGACGGACGGGGCGCTGTATTTCGGGGTGAAGATGTGGGGCAGCACGGTCAACCACGCCCTGCTGGAGCTGCCGCCCACGCTGCCGCGCTTTGTCGAGCTGCCGAACGGCTGCATCATGTACCTGGACGACGTGATCCGCCACTCGCTGCACAAGGTGTTCTACATCTTCGGCGCGGACCGGATCGAGGCCTTCGAGTTCAAGATTTCGCGGGACGCGGAGCTGGACATGGACAACGACTTTTCCGAGGGCTATGTCCGGAAGATGGAGAAGGTGCTGCGGCAGCGGAAGGGGGGCCGCCCGACCCGGTTCGCGCACGACGCGGACATGCCCCCCGGCCTCCTGCAGCGGCTGGTGCGCGAGCTGAAGCTGGGCGAGGCGGACACGAGCATCGCGGGCGGGCGCTACCACAACATGCGCGACCTGATGCGCTTCCCCGTGCGCCGGCCGGACCTGCTGTTCGGGGCGCTCGAGCCGAGCCCCCACCCCGTGCTGGACAGCCACCGGGGCGCGATGATGGACATCATCCGGCGGCGCGACCTGCTGCTGACCTACCCGTACCAGTCCTTCGACCACGTGATCCGGCTGCTCCGCGAGGCCGCGATTGACCCCGAGGTCAAGGAAATCAAGATGACCCTGTACCGCGTGGCCAGCCACTCGCAGGTGGTGAACACCCTGCTGAACGCGGCGCGGAACGGGAAGAAGGTGTTTGTCACGGTGGAGCTCCAGGCCCGCTTCGACGAGCAGCACAACATCCGCATCGCGGAGAAGATGTCCGAGGTGGGGATCACCGTGGTGTACGGCGTGCCGCCGATGAAGGTGCACTCGAAACTGCTGCTGATCCGGCGGAAGGACGACCTGATCTGCGGGCTTTCCACGGGCAACTTCAACGAGACGACGGGCAGGCTCTACGTGGACAGCATGCTGTTCACGGCGGACAAGCGGCTCACGAAGGAAGTGGCGACCCTGTTCGAGTTCTTTGACCAGGCCGCCACGAGCCGCGCGCTGACCCCGCCCCGCTTCAAGCACCTGCTGGTGTCGCCGTTCAACGCGCGCAAGGTGCTCTACCGTCAGATTGCCCTGGAGAAGGCGAAGGGCCCGAAGGGCCGCATCCTCATCAAGGCGAACCACCTGACGGACGCGCAGATGATCCGGCGCGTCCGGGAGGCGGCGGAGGCGGGGGTGCGCGTGGACCTGATCATCCGCACGACCTTCGCCATGCTGCCGCACAAGAACATCCGCGCCATCTCCATCCTGGACCGCTACCTGGAGCACCAGCGGGTCTACCTCTTCGGCGAGGGGGACGACCAGCGGGTCTTCATGAGTTCGGCGGACCTGATGGAGCGCAACCTCGACTGGCGGGTCGAGGTGGCCTTCCCCCTGTATGACCCGGAGGTGAGGCGGCAGGCGGCGGACATGCTGGCGCTCCAGGTGCGGGACGACGCCAAGGCGCGCGTCCTTGACCGGAAACAGTGCAACCGGTATGTCAACGACGCCGAGGGCGCCTTCCGCGCCCAGTACGACACGCACGCCTATTTCCGGAGCCTGTACCTGGCCGCCCTCGAAAACCGGGGGGAGGCCGCCCCCCTACCCGCGCCCGAAGCCCCCGTCGCAGCGGCCGCGGGCTGA